In Clostridium thermosuccinogenes, the genomic stretch TATCCTATATTGGAGACGTAATCTCCTATCTATGGCCAATTATTGAACCAATACTTACTGCTGTAGGATCTGCACTGCTATTTTGGACTACCACACAAATTCCTCTGCTTACTTCCAAGATATCATTGATGGTTATGGAGCTATGGTCGGCGGTTCGGCCAATATTGGCGCAGGCAGCAGCCTGGGCTATGGCTAACATGCCTATTTTATTATTAGGAGCGATGATCGGTCTACTTATTTATGCGATTTTAAAATACGGGGATTGTGTCATCGAGGTGGTTGGCGTAATCGGCGGGGTAATTGGAGGTATCGTAGCAGTTTTGCTTAATGTTGGTCGGACTATTGTTAATATTCTTATCAGCCTTGCAGAATTCATAAAAAATGTTTTCAAAAATCCCGTATATAGCATAAACAGGCTATTTGTTAATTTGGCAATTAGCATACTGGATCTTATTCAGTCTATTGCTAAGGCTATTGATAAAGTTTTCGGAACAAGTTTGGCCGACGGGCTACAAAGTTTTAAAAACTTTTTGAATAACCAGTTGAGTATACGGGTGGGTCCGAAGCCGGAGGATTACACGGAAGAAGAAAAACACAATATGTTGGATATCGTTGATACTGTAAATTTTGGTTACGACATAGGTAAAAAAGCAGGTACGACCAGTGTTCAGGAGTTATCTGGTCAATTAAGAAGCTTGTTTTCTCATGACGGCTCCATAAGTATACCTCATTATGACACTTTTGATGGATTCGAAACTCCAATGGACCCATTGACAGTTGCAAATTTTGATTACAACATGGACACCATAAGCATGCCTAATTATGATCCTTTTAAAGGTTTCGGAACTCCGATGGACCCATTGATAGTTGAAGGCGTCGGTCCGGGAGGTAAAGTTGAAGTTGATATGTCGGATGAGGACATGAAATACCTGAGAGACATTGCTGAAAGAGATTACATTAACAAATTCAGCACGGCCACATTGGCTCCCAGCATTTCCGTGAGTTTTGGAGATGTGCATGAAACGGCAGATGCCGACAAGCTGGCAGGCAGAATACAAAAGATATTGGCAGAGGAGATTGCTATGGCTGCAGAGGGGGTTTATGCTTAATGTATGCTATATTTTTTGACAAGGACAACATAACATACAGGTTGCCCGTGAATCCTGAGCAGATAGAGATAACTTCCACCCAGGCTATTGAAAGGTATGAGATATTAAAATCAGGACAGGTGGCAATACCAACACATATGGAGCTGAAAGAATATAGCTTTGAGTGTGAGCTGCCCCATACTGTTACGCATTATACGGAAACCTCCAGAGGCTTCAAGAATGCGGATTACTACCTTCGGTTGTTTGAACAGTGGAGAAAAAACCTTGAACCGGTAAGGTT encodes the following:
- a CDS encoding tape measure protein — its product is MVTLKAMLLQIEGWNEAIEIFNRKIEVTAQKMLKASGEADQLDDKLKSAGASAGIISKALDSLKNPSFIIDKVVEGMKIMDQFTNAATKLKYINSDLKTQAELQDKVFAAANRSRSAYSDMVDVIAKLKPITEKQFLSNDELIAFAELVQKGFRISGAGTEEQSSAMSQLINSMAAGGLQGGEFESIMKDAPVIADAIAEYTGKSKDELKKLSAEGLITADIIKNAIFYSADDINSRFDAMSSEAELIPMTFADVWNRVKNSALQAFSGVMESISKLINNKAFTSLLGMVTGALNVIVFPLDKILKAISYIGDVISYLWPIIEPILTAVGSALLFWTTTQIPLLTSKISLMVMELWSAVRPILAQAAAWAMANMPILLLGAMIGLLIYAILKYGDCVIEVVGVIGGVIGGIVAVLLNVGRTIVNILISLAEFIKNVFKNPVYSINRLFVNLAISILDLIQSIAKAIDKVFGTSLADGLQSFKNFLNNQLSIRVGPKPEDYTEEEKHNMLDIVDTVNFGYDIGKKAGTTSVQELSGQLRSLFSHDGSISIPHYDTFDGFETPMDPLTVANFDYNMDTISMPNYDPFKGFGTPMDPLIVEGVGPGGKVEVDMSDEDMKYLRDIAERDYINKFSTATLAPSISVSFGDVHETADADKLAGRIQKILAEEIAMAAEGVYA